A single genomic interval of Pirellulales bacterium harbors:
- a CDS encoding beta-ketoacyl-[acyl-carrier-protein] synthase family protein, whose product MKHRRVVITGVGCVTPLGSSVREVWGRLTDGRSGVGRLTLFDASRFPVQIAAEVKDWSIAEVGEDPARWQHHPRQTLFAVASGIRAVHDAGLNDGGTAKFDPLRFGVYLGCGETYQDWNQFAQMMAGSIEGEEFRPEKFTEQAVRLWQPQDEAELELNMPAAHLAARFNAQGPNANCIAACASSTTAIGESAAMIRCGEVDIMLAGGAHSMIHPFGISGFHRLSALSQRNNDPAHAVRPFDRDRDGFVVGEGAAMVVLESLEHAQRRGAEILAELTGYGSAQDAYRVTDAHPEGRGAASCMALALKDAALNPEQISYVNAHGTGTVLNDKIETLAIKRVFGDDAYHVPVSSTKSMLGHFTTAGGAIELVVGVMAIRTGVLPPTINYETADPECDLDYIPNVARERSCRHVLSNSFGFGGQNAALVVSRFDEHRRGMVAKRAA is encoded by the coding sequence GTGAAACATCGTCGAGTCGTTATTACCGGAGTTGGATGCGTCACGCCGCTTGGCTCAAGCGTGCGCGAAGTTTGGGGCCGTCTGACTGATGGCCGTTCCGGTGTCGGCCGCCTCACGCTGTTCGACGCCAGCCGCTTTCCTGTGCAAATTGCCGCGGAAGTGAAAGACTGGAGCATCGCAGAGGTCGGCGAAGATCCTGCCCGCTGGCAGCATCACCCGAGGCAAACGCTCTTTGCCGTTGCTTCGGGCATAAGGGCTGTTCACGATGCTGGCCTGAACGACGGTGGCACTGCGAAGTTCGACCCGCTCCGCTTCGGAGTTTATCTTGGCTGCGGCGAAACGTATCAAGATTGGAATCAATTCGCCCAAATGATGGCCGGCTCGATCGAGGGCGAGGAATTCAGGCCGGAAAAATTCACCGAGCAAGCCGTTCGTTTGTGGCAACCTCAAGACGAAGCGGAATTGGAATTAAATATGCCGGCGGCACACCTGGCCGCGAGATTCAATGCCCAAGGCCCGAATGCCAATTGTATTGCCGCTTGTGCTTCAAGCACCACGGCGATCGGGGAATCGGCCGCAATGATTCGCTGCGGCGAAGTCGATATCATGCTGGCCGGCGGAGCCCACAGCATGATTCACCCGTTCGGCATCAGCGGCTTTCATCGGCTCAGCGCGCTGTCGCAACGAAACAACGATCCGGCTCACGCCGTCCGCCCGTTCGACCGCGACCGCGACGGCTTTGTCGTGGGCGAAGGAGCCGCGATGGTCGTGCTCGAATCGCTCGAACATGCCCAACGTCGCGGGGCGGAAATTCTCGCCGAACTCACCGGCTACGGCAGCGCACAAGACGCCTACCGCGTTACCGACGCTCACCCTGAGGGCCGCGGCGCTGCCAGTTGCATGGCGCTGGCGCTTAAGGACGCAGCGCTAAATCCAGAGCAGATTAGTTATGTGAACGCCCACGGTACAGGCACGGTGCTTAACGACAAGATTGAAACGTTGGCGATCAAGCGTGTGTTTGGCGACGACGCGTACCACGTCCCCGTTTCCAGCACCAAGAGCATGCTCGGGCATTTCACCACGGCCGGCGGGGCGATCGAACTGGTGGTCGGCGTCATGGCAATTCGCACCGGCGTTTTGCCGCCGACGATCAACTATGAGACCGCGGACCCTGAATGCGATCTCGATTACATTCCCAATGTGGCGCGCGAACGTTCCTGTCGACACGTTCTCAGCAACAGCTTTGGCTTCGGCGGCCAAAACGCCGCCCTGGTTGTATCGCGTTTCGACGAGCATCGCCGTGGCATGGTTGCCAAGCGTGCGGCGTAA
- the topA gene encoding type I DNA topoisomerase, whose protein sequence is MAKKTTTKKSGKSLVIVESPAKARTIGKYLGGNFTVEASIGHIRDLPQGAKEIPAEFRSQPWSRLGVNVEGDFDPLYIIPPGKTAQVKKLRGLVKEAKELYLATDEDREGEAISWHLNEVLQPKVPVRRLVFHEITKEAITEALENPRDIDSALVRAQETRRIVDRLYGYEVSPLLWRKVRPKLSAGRVQSVAVRLIVERERQRMAFHSATYWDLLATFANSGRQQFEATMIAVDGRKIPAGKDFDSATGKLKDNSLLLLDEAAANQLVERLRKVEFRVMSLEVKPYSSRPYPPFTTSTLQQEANRKLGFTARRTMQAAQSLYENGHITYMRTDSTNLAKVAIDAARDLVSSQYGKEYLPDSPRVYSTKVKNAQEAHEAIRPAGHPFDLPEKLRGALGTDEFRLYDLIWKRTVASQMADCRGKRITVTIAGDGAEFTAVGKTIEFAGYLRAYVEGSDDPQAELADREAILPTMAQGEKVSLAGPGLQPKSHTTQPPARFSEAALTKALEELGIGRPSTYASIIDTIQARDYVFKKSNALVPTWTAFAVTQLLEKHLEELVDYGFTAQMEDDLDAISRGERAHLDYLKRFYFGNGQPGLKQHLETKTGEIDARDVSRIKIAEPVGEAPIFVRVGRYGPFIEQGEQRASIPDGMAPEEVTLEKCRELFAQATQGEEPLGICLDTGKPVYLKVGRFGPYVQRGSPDDEEKPQNASLLKGMNPEQVDLATALKLLSLPRELGNHPEMLQPVVVFNGRFGPYIKCGDETRSLPAGVSPLEVTMHEAIELLKQPKAARRGFGAKREPLKVFAESPVTKNQVQLLDGRYGMYVTDGTTNATVPKNTPPEEVTFEMAVKLLADRAAAGPSKKPARRGARKKATAKS, encoded by the coding sequence ATGGCGAAGAAAACCACTACCAAGAAAAGCGGAAAAAGCCTTGTGATCGTCGAATCGCCAGCCAAAGCGCGGACGATCGGCAAGTATCTCGGCGGCAATTTTACTGTCGAGGCCAGTATCGGCCACATTCGAGATTTACCGCAAGGGGCCAAGGAGATTCCCGCCGAATTTCGCAGCCAGCCGTGGTCGCGACTGGGTGTCAACGTGGAAGGCGACTTTGATCCGTTGTATATCATTCCGCCGGGCAAGACGGCCCAAGTCAAGAAGCTGCGAGGATTGGTAAAAGAGGCAAAAGAGCTGTATCTGGCGACCGACGAGGATCGCGAAGGAGAAGCGATTAGTTGGCATTTGAACGAGGTGCTTCAACCCAAGGTTCCCGTCCGCCGTCTGGTATTTCACGAGATCACCAAAGAAGCGATCACCGAGGCCCTCGAAAATCCGCGCGACATTGACAGTGCCTTGGTGCGCGCACAAGAAACGCGCCGCATCGTTGATCGGCTGTACGGTTATGAAGTGTCACCGTTGCTGTGGCGCAAGGTTCGCCCCAAGCTTTCGGCCGGACGAGTACAAAGCGTCGCCGTGCGACTAATTGTCGAACGTGAGCGGCAGCGGATGGCCTTTCACTCGGCGACTTATTGGGATTTGCTGGCGACGTTTGCCAACAGCGGACGGCAGCAATTCGAAGCGACGATGATTGCCGTCGATGGTCGGAAAATTCCCGCCGGTAAAGATTTCGATTCGGCGACCGGCAAGCTGAAAGACAACTCGCTGTTGCTGCTCGATGAAGCCGCCGCAAACCAGTTGGTCGAGCGGTTGCGCAAGGTCGAATTTCGCGTGATGTCGCTGGAAGTGAAGCCATATTCTTCGCGTCCCTATCCACCGTTCACTACCAGCACACTGCAACAGGAAGCCAACCGCAAGCTTGGCTTCACGGCCCGACGAACGATGCAAGCGGCACAAAGTTTGTACGAGAACGGGCATATTACCTACATGCGCACCGATTCGACGAATCTGGCGAAGGTGGCGATCGACGCGGCCCGTGATTTGGTTTCGTCGCAGTACGGCAAAGAATATCTGCCCGATTCACCACGAGTGTATTCGACGAAAGTAAAGAACGCCCAGGAAGCCCACGAAGCGATTCGTCCTGCGGGACATCCGTTCGATCTGCCCGAGAAGCTTCGTGGCGCGCTGGGGACCGACGAATTCCGATTGTACGACTTGATTTGGAAGCGCACCGTGGCCAGCCAGATGGCCGACTGCCGCGGCAAGCGAATTACGGTGACGATTGCCGGCGATGGAGCCGAGTTCACGGCGGTGGGCAAAACGATCGAATTTGCCGGTTATTTGCGAGCCTATGTCGAAGGCTCGGACGATCCGCAAGCGGAGCTTGCCGACCGAGAAGCGATTTTGCCCACGATGGCGCAGGGCGAGAAAGTGAGCCTCGCCGGTCCAGGATTGCAGCCGAAGAGTCACACAACGCAGCCGCCGGCTCGCTTTAGCGAAGCAGCGCTGACCAAGGCGCTCGAAGAACTTGGCATCGGCCGGCCCAGCACGTATGCATCGATCATTGACACCATCCAGGCCCGCGATTACGTATTCAAGAAGAGCAATGCCCTCGTGCCGACATGGACCGCGTTTGCCGTGACACAGCTTTTGGAAAAGCATCTCGAAGAACTCGTCGATTATGGATTCACCGCTCAGATGGAAGACGATCTCGACGCCATCAGTCGCGGCGAGCGCGCCCATTTGGACTACCTCAAGCGGTTTTACTTCGGCAACGGCCAGCCAGGGCTGAAGCAACATTTGGAAACGAAAACCGGCGAAATTGATGCGCGCGATGTCAGCCGCATCAAAATCGCCGAACCGGTGGGCGAAGCACCGATCTTTGTCCGCGTTGGCCGCTACGGGCCGTTTATCGAGCAAGGCGAACAGCGGGCTTCGATTCCCGATGGCATGGCCCCCGAAGAAGTTACTTTGGAGAAGTGCCGTGAATTGTTCGCTCAAGCGACGCAAGGCGAAGAGCCGCTGGGCATCTGTCTTGACACGGGCAAACCGGTCTATTTGAAAGTCGGTCGGTTTGGGCCTTACGTTCAGCGGGGCTCTCCGGACGACGAAGAGAAGCCGCAAAATGCTTCGCTCTTGAAAGGAATGAATCCGGAACAGGTCGATTTGGCGACCGCGTTGAAACTACTGTCGCTGCCGCGTGAGTTGGGCAATCATCCTGAAATGCTGCAGCCGGTGGTCGTGTTCAACGGGCGATTTGGCCCCTACATCAAATGCGGCGACGAGACACGATCGCTGCCGGCGGGCGTTTCTCCCCTAGAGGTTACGATGCACGAGGCCATCGAACTGCTCAAGCAACCGAAAGCGGCGCGGCGAGGCTTCGGCGCTAAACGCGAACCTCTGAAAGTGTTCGCGGAATCTCCCGTCACGAAAAATCAAGTCCAACTGCTCGACGGCCGCTACGGCATGTACGTGACCGACGGCACGACGAACGCCACAGTGCCAAAAAATACGCCTCCCGAAGAAGTGACCTTTGAGATGGCAGTCAAACTGCTGGCCGACCGAGCCGCCGCAGGGCCGTCGAAAAAGCCTGCCCGCCGCGGAGCGAGAAAAAAAGCGACGGCCAAGTCTTGA
- a CDS encoding sigma-54-dependent Fis family transcriptional regulator, whose amino-acid sequence MRVLHYNDEERELHLFLAARQHVNTILPAEADPFVVAAAEPFDAAFIGLHPHGLELIRTLKRTNSDCLVTIITSDNKTRMAVEAMKCGAFDYLLSPLDFTEVERSYILLEREQRMLAERRQLQAQLNAVTGASRLVGASDPMRQLRQLIGRAARTAAPVLVIGETGTGKELVAQLLHEQSARRNGRFVSINCNAIPPTLMESELFGHRKGSFTGADADREGLLVQADGGTCFLDEIQDFDLAMQGKLLRVLQHGEILPVGERLVRTLDVRFVAATNADLGELVRLRKFREDLFYRLNVVPIVLPPLRDRLEDLSMLARHFIDRYCQREGREPLKVAPEVWRRLNAHDWPGNVRELENLCQRAVALTDGDTFDVDVLAHSSHFSPSATEKPQPAATACVDPPAASAVGLRDARDRTTRLVLEQALVDHFGNISRAANALGISRTTFYEKARKLGVALPRERLRLR is encoded by the coding sequence ATGCGCGTCTTACATTACAACGACGAAGAAAGAGAACTTCACCTCTTTCTGGCCGCCCGACAACATGTGAACACGATTCTGCCAGCCGAGGCCGATCCGTTCGTGGTTGCGGCGGCGGAGCCGTTCGATGCGGCGTTCATTGGCCTGCACCCTCACGGGCTCGAACTGATTCGGACGCTCAAGCGAACCAATTCCGATTGCCTCGTCACGATCATCACTTCTGACAACAAGACCCGCATGGCGGTCGAAGCCATGAAGTGCGGAGCGTTCGATTATTTGCTCAGTCCTCTCGATTTTACGGAAGTGGAACGGAGCTACATTCTCCTGGAGCGCGAGCAGCGGATGCTGGCCGAACGACGTCAGTTGCAGGCTCAGTTGAACGCGGTCACGGGAGCGTCTCGGTTGGTGGGCGCTTCAGACCCCATGCGGCAATTGAGGCAGTTGATTGGGCGCGCGGCGCGCACTGCCGCACCAGTGCTCGTGATCGGCGAAACCGGCACCGGCAAAGAGCTTGTCGCGCAATTACTGCACGAGCAAAGCGCCCGCCGCAATGGCCGGTTTGTCAGCATCAACTGCAACGCCATACCACCGACACTGATGGAAAGCGAACTATTCGGCCACCGCAAAGGTTCGTTCACGGGAGCCGACGCCGACCGCGAAGGCTTGCTGGTGCAGGCCGACGGCGGCACATGCTTTCTCGACGAAATCCAAGACTTCGATTTGGCCATGCAAGGAAAGTTGTTGCGTGTGCTGCAGCATGGCGAAATCTTGCCGGTTGGCGAGCGACTAGTGCGAACGCTGGATGTGCGATTTGTCGCAGCGACCAATGCGGACCTTGGCGAACTCGTTCGGCTGCGAAAATTTCGCGAGGATTTGTTCTACCGGCTGAATGTCGTGCCGATCGTTCTTCCGCCGTTGCGCGACCGGCTTGAAGATCTTTCGATGCTCGCACGACATTTCATCGATCGGTATTGCCAGCGCGAAGGACGCGAGCCGCTGAAAGTCGCTCCCGAGGTTTGGCGAAGGCTGAATGCGCACGATTGGCCGGGAAATGTTCGCGAGCTGGAAAACCTTTGCCAACGGGCTGTCGCACTGACCGACGGCGACACCTTCGACGTCGATGTACTTGCCCATTCGAGCCATTTCTCACCATCGGCGACTGAAAAACCGCAGCCTGCCGCAACGGCTTGCGTCGATCCGCCTGCCGCGAGCGCGGTTGGCTTGCGAGACGCACGCGATCGTACGACGCGCCTCGTGCTTGAACAGGCGCTCGTCGATCACTTCGGCAATATTTCGCGGGCGGCCAATGCGCTGGGAATCAGCCGCACGACGTTCTACGAGAAAGCCAGGAAGCTCGGCGTGGCACTTCCCCGCGAGCGATTGCGCTTGCGGTGA
- a CDS encoding Gfo/Idh/MocA family oxidoreductase, with translation MSNDSVNRRRFLGNVGACSLGLAAASGLHQVAGAAEPDPKIFGEQGVTSSKRPQGAWKPVSDRKIRVGIVGSGVCQFGSAFGFQDHPNVEIVAVSDLFPDRCASLSKACHCEKKYESLEELVKDPLIEAVFVATDAPSHARHCIDVLKHGKHVATAVPAAYGSLEDADRLFDAVKSSGLKYMMFETSAYHPACYAMRQIYQAGGFGKILYSEGEYFHYFREPIPSYRNWRIGIPPQWYPTHSAAYYVCVTGGSFTEVSCFATPSILREFRPENNQYKNSFATEIALLRTSEGGMSRMAVSWDSNEPGCETGRVRGERGSMWNGNYVGELKELPNLERPPIPPKVPLGHHEGSHGNLMHEFVTAILEDRQPLVGIGEALSMSVAGIVAHQSALKNGELLKIPQYQLPKT, from the coding sequence ATGTCGAACGATTCAGTTAACCGCCGCCGGTTTTTGGGGAATGTAGGCGCGTGTTCGTTAGGCCTTGCGGCAGCAAGTGGGCTGCACCAAGTCGCGGGAGCGGCAGAACCAGATCCGAAGATTTTCGGCGAACAAGGCGTAACTTCATCGAAACGTCCCCAAGGTGCCTGGAAGCCGGTCTCGGATCGAAAGATCCGCGTCGGCATTGTCGGCTCCGGTGTCTGCCAATTTGGCTCGGCATTTGGTTTTCAAGACCATCCCAACGTAGAGATTGTTGCAGTGAGCGACCTATTTCCCGATCGATGCGCTTCACTGTCGAAAGCATGCCATTGCGAAAAGAAGTATGAGTCCTTGGAAGAATTAGTCAAAGATCCCTTGATCGAGGCGGTGTTTGTCGCGACCGATGCGCCGAGCCATGCGCGGCATTGCATCGACGTTCTCAAACACGGCAAGCATGTTGCAACTGCTGTGCCGGCCGCCTACGGATCGTTGGAGGACGCGGATCGGCTGTTCGATGCGGTGAAGTCAAGCGGATTGAAATATATGATGTTCGAGACCAGCGCCTACCATCCGGCATGCTACGCCATGCGGCAGATCTATCAGGCCGGCGGCTTTGGTAAGATCCTGTATTCCGAGGGGGAGTACTTTCACTATTTTCGCGAGCCAATCCCCTCGTATCGCAATTGGAGAATTGGAATTCCACCGCAATGGTATCCTACACATTCGGCCGCCTATTACGTCTGCGTTACAGGCGGCAGTTTCACAGAAGTCTCCTGTTTCGCCACGCCGAGCATCTTGCGCGAGTTTCGGCCCGAGAACAATCAATATAAGAATTCGTTTGCCACCGAAATTGCGTTATTGCGAACCAGCGAGGGAGGCATGTCGCGGATGGCCGTAAGCTGGGACAGCAACGAGCCTGGTTGTGAAACAGGGCGGGTTCGCGGTGAACGCGGATCGATGTGGAATGGCAACTACGTCGGTGAGCTGAAAGAGCTGCCGAATCTTGAGCGCCCTCCCATACCGCCAAAAGTGCCGTTGGGCCATCACGAAGGTTCGCATGGGAATCTGATGCATGAGTTCGTTACGGCAATTCTTGAGGACCGGCAACCGCTGGTGGGAATCGGCGAAGCACTGAGCATGTCCGTCGCCGGCATCGTTGCCCACCAGTCGGCACTCAAGAACGGCGAATTGCTGAAAATTCCACAATACCAATTGCCGAAAACGTAG